The Spirosoma radiotolerans genome has a window encoding:
- the hemG gene encoding protoporphyrinogen oxidase, with amino-acid sequence MTIGIIGAGISGLTVAYELQKRGIDYRLWEAASQPGGYIQSRWEGPVTADNPDHGKYLCEIGPNSLLGDADLLAWLDDLGLTPDITFSRPVSKARYIFRAGKYRQLPSGPLSLLFGPFGEPSFFSWKTKLAIFRERNNKTLSPPGETLADFFRRRFSSEIVDYALGPFVAGIYAGDPEQLLVSETFPVLLTYEKEYGSVLRGLIKNQSATGRRQSFSFRDGMQMLPNALAANLTNLSLNDAVQSISQANGGWQVETRGGTQFVDQLILAVGTDAAARLVEPYDADFARSLRQVIYPPMTAVHSVYKRADVRHPLNGFGGLNPKIEGRFAAGHIWSSSIFEGRCPADEVLFTTFVGGQTSARNTQFPDDVLADNVHQELVNGFGISASKPVFRKVSRWERAIPQYDAGIVAVKQPVQAAEADQLFVCANWYGGVSLSDCIGKAKRLAAQLADSLQINNF; translated from the coding sequence ATGACAATCGGAATTATTGGGGCGGGAATTTCGGGCCTGACGGTAGCGTATGAATTACAAAAGCGCGGGATTGATTATCGACTATGGGAAGCAGCCAGCCAGCCGGGCGGCTACATTCAATCCCGATGGGAAGGCCCTGTTACAGCTGACAACCCTGATCACGGAAAATACCTGTGCGAGATTGGCCCTAACTCCCTGCTTGGCGACGCCGACCTGCTGGCCTGGCTCGATGACCTTGGCCTGACACCTGACATAACCTTTAGCCGACCCGTCAGCAAAGCCCGGTATATTTTTCGGGCAGGCAAGTACCGGCAGTTGCCTTCCGGTCCCCTCTCCCTGCTATTTGGCCCTTTTGGCGAACCTTCCTTTTTTAGCTGGAAAACCAAGCTCGCCATTTTCCGCGAACGAAATAACAAAACACTTTCTCCGCCTGGCGAGACACTGGCCGACTTTTTCAGACGGCGGTTTTCCAGCGAAATTGTCGATTACGCTCTGGGACCCTTTGTGGCCGGAATCTACGCTGGCGACCCTGAGCAATTGCTGGTTTCAGAGACCTTTCCCGTATTGCTCACGTACGAAAAAGAATACGGATCTGTGCTGCGTGGGCTGATCAAAAACCAATCCGCTACGGGCAGACGGCAATCGTTTAGTTTTCGGGATGGCATGCAAATGTTACCTAATGCCCTGGCCGCTAACTTAACCAACCTGTCTCTCAATGACGCCGTCCAGTCGATTAGCCAGGCCAACGGCGGCTGGCAGGTCGAAACCCGTGGAGGTACTCAATTTGTCGATCAGCTAATTCTGGCCGTTGGCACCGATGCTGCCGCCCGACTGGTGGAGCCATATGATGCTGACTTTGCCCGCTCGCTTCGCCAGGTTATCTACCCACCCATGACAGCCGTTCATTCGGTGTATAAACGTGCCGATGTTCGCCATCCGTTAAATGGATTCGGTGGATTAAATCCAAAAATTGAAGGTCGTTTTGCCGCTGGACATATCTGGAGCAGCTCCATTTTTGAGGGGCGCTGCCCAGCCGACGAAGTACTTTTTACCACCTTTGTGGGCGGCCAAACGAGCGCCCGCAACACTCAGTTTCCAGACGACGTACTGGCAGACAACGTTCATCAGGAACTGGTTAATGGCTTTGGCATTTCAGCCAGCAAACCCGTTTTTCGAAAAGTTTCCCGCTGGGAACGCGCTATTCCTCAGTACGATGCAGGAATCGTGGCTGTAAAGCAACCGGTACAAGCCGCCGAGGCTGATCAATTGTTTGTATGTGCCAACTGGTATGGTGGGGTTTCGCTGTCCGATTGTATTGGCAAAGCCAAAAGGCTAGCGGCTCAACTGGCTGACAGCCTTCAGATTAACAATTTTTAA
- a CDS encoding SDR family oxidoreductase, which produces MKKILLTGANGLLGQKLVGLLAQQPNVELVATARGENRLPFSDGYTYRSMDITDRQQVLDVIGDVQPDVVIHGAAMTDVDKCEVQKDACWAQNVHAVEYIIEACQAANAFLLHVSTDFIFDGAAGPYDEAAEANPISFYGWSKQAGESAVRHSKLRWAIARTVLVYGIAHDMSRSNIILWVKKSLEDGKTIKVVTDQWRSPTLAEDLAMGCYLIADQEAEGIFNISGKEVLTPYEMAIQTADYFGLDKSLIAQADASTFTQVARRPPRTGFILDKAKTVLGYNPHSFAEGIAVLAEQLN; this is translated from the coding sequence ATGAAAAAAATTCTTCTCACCGGGGCCAATGGGCTACTGGGTCAGAAATTAGTTGGCTTGCTCGCGCAGCAACCAAACGTTGAACTAGTCGCCACGGCACGGGGCGAAAATCGGTTGCCCTTCTCGGATGGGTATACCTACCGGTCGATGGATATTACAGACCGCCAGCAGGTGCTTGATGTGATTGGAGATGTGCAGCCGGATGTCGTTATCCACGGAGCCGCTATGACCGATGTGGATAAGTGCGAAGTACAGAAAGATGCCTGCTGGGCGCAGAATGTGCATGCTGTCGAGTACATCATTGAGGCTTGCCAGGCAGCCAATGCGTTTCTGCTGCACGTATCAACCGATTTCATATTTGACGGGGCCGCTGGTCCATATGACGAAGCCGCCGAAGCCAACCCCATTAGTTTCTACGGCTGGAGCAAGCAGGCGGGCGAATCAGCCGTTCGGCACTCTAAACTCCGGTGGGCCATTGCCCGGACGGTGCTGGTCTATGGCATTGCCCACGATATGAGTCGGAGCAACATTATTTTGTGGGTGAAAAAATCGCTGGAAGACGGTAAAACGATTAAAGTCGTGACCGACCAGTGGCGTAGTCCAACGCTGGCCGAAGACCTGGCGATGGGGTGTTACCTAATTGCCGATCAGGAAGCGGAAGGCATTTTCAACATTTCCGGCAAAGAGGTGCTGACGCCTTACGAAATGGCCATTCAAACGGCGGATTATTTTGGTCTGGACAAATCGTTGATCGCCCAGGCCGATGCGTCGACCTTTACGCAGGTGGCCCGGCGCCCTCCGCGCACAGGATTCATTCTGGACAAGGCTAAAACGGTATTGGGTTACAATCCGCATAGCTTCGCCGAAGGGATCGCCGTACTGGCTGAACAACTTAACTAA
- a CDS encoding ATP-binding cassette domain-containing protein, producing MLATHQLTFDYSPAKQFTFPDVHCANREAFLILGQSGTGKTTFLHLLALLLKPKSGSVIIDQTDLTKLSAAETAAFRAKHLGIVYQKPHFVSSLSVLDNLLMANYLANKPQDKARARELAGQLGFADHLAKKTNQLSQGEQQRVSIARAVMNQPDVILADEPTSSLDDENTSRVVTLLRQQSEQIGASLIVVTHDQRLKDAFQNRVNL from the coding sequence ATGCTGGCAACCCATCAACTCACGTTTGACTATAGCCCTGCGAAACAGTTTACGTTTCCCGACGTTCACTGCGCCAATCGCGAAGCTTTCCTGATTCTGGGGCAGTCGGGCACCGGCAAAACCACGTTTCTGCATTTGCTGGCCTTGCTGCTCAAGCCCAAAAGTGGGTCGGTTATTATAGACCAGACGGATTTAACCAAACTCAGCGCGGCCGAAACGGCGGCCTTTCGGGCTAAACACCTGGGCATCGTTTATCAGAAACCTCACTTTGTTAGCTCGTTATCGGTGCTGGACAACCTGTTGATGGCAAATTACCTGGCTAATAAACCACAGGACAAAGCCCGCGCGCGGGAGTTGGCCGGTCAACTGGGCTTTGCCGATCATCTGGCCAAGAAAACAAATCAACTCAGCCAGGGCGAACAGCAACGGGTCAGTATTGCCCGTGCTGTAATGAACCAGCCAGATGTTATTCTGGCCGATGAACCAACGTCCAGCCTTGACGACGAAAATACCAGCCGCGTTGTAACCCTCCTGCGCCAGCAGTCAGAGCAGATTGGGGCCAGCCTGATTGTGGTTACCCACGACCAGCGATTGAAAGATGCTTTCCAGAATCGTGTAAATCTCTAA
- a CDS encoding polyprenol monophosphomannose synthase translates to MKERLVVIPTYNEIENIEAIIRKVFSLPEPFDVLIVDDGSPDGTAQRVRDLQDEFLATGSSPRGSMARLHLLERRGKLGLGTAYIDGFKWALSRGYQYLFEMDADFSHNPEDLIKLYHACADEGPNRADVAVGSRYIRGVNVVNWPMGRVLMSYFAGVYVRFITGMSIMDPTAGFICYRAEVLEVILHNPIKFVGYAFQIEMKFTCWKYGFKLREVPIIFTDRTRGVSKMSSKIFKEAVFGVLQMKISSFFRHYIPRRESTKKVEEPVDAV, encoded by the coding sequence GTGAAAGAGCGCCTGGTCGTCATCCCAACCTATAATGAAATCGAGAACATCGAAGCCATCATTCGGAAGGTGTTCAGCCTGCCGGAGCCTTTCGATGTTCTTATCGTAGACGACGGTTCGCCGGATGGTACGGCTCAGCGTGTCCGTGATTTACAGGATGAGTTTCTAGCTACGGGCTCTTCGCCACGGGGGTCAATGGCCCGGCTGCATTTGCTCGAACGACGGGGCAAACTGGGTTTAGGAACGGCCTATATTGACGGGTTCAAATGGGCTTTATCGCGCGGATACCAGTATCTGTTTGAAATGGATGCCGATTTTTCGCATAACCCCGAAGATTTAATCAAGCTCTATCACGCCTGCGCCGATGAAGGTCCTAACCGGGCCGATGTCGCCGTGGGTTCGCGTTATATTCGGGGCGTCAATGTAGTGAACTGGCCAATGGGCCGGGTTTTGATGTCGTACTTTGCAGGGGTCTATGTCCGCTTCATAACGGGCATGTCGATCATGGACCCAACAGCGGGATTCATCTGCTACCGGGCTGAGGTACTGGAAGTGATTCTGCATAATCCAATCAAGTTCGTGGGTTATGCCTTCCAGATCGAGATGAAGTTCACCTGCTGGAAATATGGTTTCAAACTCCGGGAGGTCCCCATTATATTCACTGACCGCACACGGGGCGTCTCCAAAATGTCGTCCAAAATCTTTAAGGAAGCCGTTTTTGGCGTACTTCAAATGAAGATCAGCAGTTTTTTCCGGCACTACATTCCCCGCCGGGAATCGACAAAGAAAGTAGAAGAACCGGTCGACGCTGTATAG
- a CDS encoding DUF167 domain-containing protein, which translates to MTLHLKVKPGSKVDQLFYDAAGQLNAKIRAPAQDGKANAYLVEFLAKQLGTAKSNVTIVSGFTNPNKRLDIDVSADVYAAFLAKLSQ; encoded by the coding sequence ATGACGCTCCATCTTAAAGTAAAGCCTGGTAGTAAAGTCGACCAGCTATTTTATGATGCGGCTGGTCAGCTCAATGCGAAAATTCGGGCTCCGGCGCAGGATGGAAAAGCCAATGCGTATCTCGTTGAGTTTCTGGCCAAACAACTTGGCACTGCCAAGTCGAACGTTACGATAGTCTCTGGGTTTACGAATCCGAACAAACGGCTTGATATCGATGTGTCCGCCGATGTTTATGCCGCTTTTTTAGCGAAACTAAGTCAGTAA
- a CDS encoding peptidylprolyl isomerase, translated as MRKLLLILLFIPVLSIAQNRKKKDYLVSLTTSFGTMRLVLYDQTPKHKENFIKLVNQKFYDSLLFHRIIPLFMIQGGDPNSRKAQDDQPLGNGDVGYKIPAEFVPALFHKKGALSAARDNNPEKASSGCQFYIVQGRVWDDAGLQKQIDRIQTLKGHVPTDEQKQVYKTLGGAPHLDGNYTVFGEVIDGLAIVDSIAKQPRNEMDRPEKNVRMTMTGDWVKKKKITKQYGYKYQL; from the coding sequence ATGCGTAAACTTTTACTAATTTTGTTGTTCATTCCAGTTCTTTCGATTGCTCAGAACCGAAAGAAAAAAGACTACCTTGTTTCGCTTACTACGTCTTTTGGAACCATGCGGCTCGTGCTGTATGATCAAACGCCGAAGCACAAGGAGAATTTTATTAAACTCGTCAATCAGAAGTTCTATGACAGCTTGTTGTTTCACCGCATCATTCCGCTGTTCATGATTCAGGGGGGCGACCCTAACTCCCGAAAGGCACAGGATGATCAGCCGCTGGGCAATGGCGATGTGGGCTATAAAATTCCGGCTGAGTTTGTTCCAGCTCTGTTCCATAAGAAAGGGGCGTTATCGGCTGCCCGAGACAACAATCCCGAAAAAGCGTCGAGTGGGTGCCAGTTTTATATCGTGCAGGGACGCGTTTGGGATGATGCCGGTTTGCAAAAACAGATCGACCGTATCCAGACACTGAAAGGCCATGTACCGACAGATGAGCAAAAACAAGTCTATAAAACGCTTGGTGGTGCGCCCCATCTGGATGGGAACTATACCGTTTTTGGCGAAGTAATTGATGGGTTAGCCATTGTCGACAGCATTGCCAAACAACCCCGGAATGAAATGGACCGACCCGAAAAAAACGTTCGCATGACCATGACCGGGGATTGGGTAAAGAAAAAGAAGATTACAAAACAGTACGGATATAAATACCAATTGTAA
- a CDS encoding SDR family oxidoreductase, giving the protein MSKTIFITGASSGLGKATAILFQKKGWQVIATMRTPERANDLGQLDNVTLLPLDVTDSSQISQAVSQAIASGNVDVVFNNAGYGLSGPLEATTDEQLTRQINTNLLGVIRVTQAFIPYFREKGSGLFITTSSMGGLVSFPFSSLYHATKWGLEGWSESMAYELKSLNIGIKVIEPGAIQTDFISRSYDKAYHRAYDELFNRFFANVDQVTFSPAETIAEVVYEAATDGKDQLRYLAGEDAKAIYGQRLQLGDEGFRHFMETAFLGK; this is encoded by the coding sequence ATGAGCAAGACAATTTTTATCACCGGCGCGTCTTCGGGTTTAGGAAAGGCCACAGCAATCTTATTCCAAAAGAAAGGATGGCAGGTAATCGCCACGATGCGTACGCCCGAGCGGGCAAATGATCTGGGTCAACTAGACAACGTAACACTTTTGCCGCTGGACGTAACAGATTCCAGCCAGATAAGTCAGGCGGTTAGTCAGGCAATTGCCAGCGGGAATGTGGATGTCGTTTTCAACAATGCGGGCTATGGCCTATCCGGACCCCTGGAGGCTACTACGGACGAGCAACTGACCCGTCAGATCAACACGAATCTGTTAGGGGTGATCCGGGTCACCCAAGCATTTATCCCTTATTTCCGCGAAAAAGGCAGCGGGCTTTTCATTACCACTAGTTCAATGGGCGGATTAGTCAGTTTTCCGTTTTCCTCCTTGTACCATGCCACAAAATGGGGGCTGGAAGGCTGGAGTGAAAGTATGGCATATGAACTGAAAAGCCTTAACATTGGTATCAAAGTCATCGAACCGGGTGCCATTCAAACGGATTTTATCAGTCGATCCTACGACAAGGCGTATCATCGGGCTTACGATGAGTTATTTAACCGTTTCTTTGCCAACGTTGACCAGGTTACCTTTAGCCCGGCCGAGACGATCGCCGAGGTTGTCTACGAAGCCGCTACGGATGGGAAAGATCAATTGCGTTACCTAGCCGGGGAAGATGCTAAAGCGATCTATGGCCAACGGTTACAACTGGGCGATGAGGGATTCAGGCATTTTATGGAAACAGCGTTTTTAGGGAAGTAA
- a CDS encoding mechanosensitive ion channel family protein yields MMQLIYHQAACQFFTRLPLFLSSFLTVFVLFTSPVHAQKGAKTGQVDSLPIIPQPGIPVDSIIARLEKGHTALNDINNRTRRGFNTWQIDENLPEVQSYIKTIRTNLALYSKVHDMKNMLMFQVLLGDIQQQLKDWRGGLSDYENQLSDMNGQLIGLAKDSIFVVPADSNYRALYAKSLKELRQQWIAASESTNKNLTRINKLQAAVSDGYFETAELTNVVNERIREFNAKIIGKEYDVIWSIPKSEGSDEKLDNLVAKSYEGQRDMLGYYINRSAENWFYMLVIGLVFFGWAYSNFTLIKTHEPVDKILTEAKIRYLKPVPVFATLVIVFNIAPFFDLRPPAVYVELMQFILLIALTFLFYRSWTRQLFYYWLAIVALYILVVITRSSIIDPGLLFRLWFLLLNLVSILFGFLFLFRIRKALALTGFIKQVSILYIILNILAVFCNVFGRLSLAKIFSTAAIFGLTQSIGLFTLVQIVNEAFALQVISGRLSKGVASRFNYEKIKIGLHAFLSFVSLIAWVIIFTNNLYIYNAVYGRIEHFLSAERSVGSTTFTWANIIMFAIVLYISSAMRKYIGYFFGETEDEVGGSISNSDSRLVIVRLIILIGGLLLAVVASGIGLDKVTVMVGALGVGIGLGLQNIVNNFVSGIILIFDKPFQIGDFIEIASKKGRVKTIGIRSSRLLTTEGSEVIIPNGDLLSGQVVNWTINHKAKRIELTLKADAEHDIHTLEPLIKEEIMKHPNAVKRIAPEIFLSAITTDAIELKVRVWINSVNKEDQFRSQVLLSIYRRFKENGIKMM; encoded by the coding sequence ATGATGCAACTAATCTATCACCAGGCTGCGTGTCAGTTTTTCACGCGGCTTCCTCTTTTTCTTAGCAGTTTCCTAACGGTTTTCGTTCTTTTTACGTCGCCAGTACACGCGCAGAAGGGCGCAAAAACAGGCCAGGTCGATAGCTTACCCATTATCCCGCAGCCGGGCATTCCCGTCGATAGTATCATTGCCCGACTTGAGAAAGGACACACGGCGCTCAATGACATCAACAACCGAACGCGCCGGGGATTCAATACCTGGCAAATTGACGAAAACCTGCCTGAAGTTCAGTCTTACATAAAGACCATACGCACCAACCTGGCCCTGTATAGCAAAGTGCATGACATGAAAAACATGCTCATGTTTCAGGTCTTGCTGGGTGATATTCAGCAACAACTCAAGGACTGGCGGGGAGGATTATCAGACTACGAAAATCAGCTATCGGACATGAACGGCCAGTTGATTGGTTTGGCTAAAGACTCGATTTTTGTTGTTCCCGCCGACAGTAATTACCGGGCGTTGTATGCCAAGTCGCTAAAAGAGTTGCGTCAGCAGTGGATAGCCGCCAGCGAATCGACGAACAAAAATCTGACTCGAATCAACAAACTACAGGCCGCTGTTTCGGATGGTTATTTCGAAACGGCTGAACTAACCAACGTTGTCAATGAGCGGATTCGGGAGTTTAATGCCAAGATCATTGGCAAAGAATACGACGTTATCTGGTCAATTCCGAAGAGCGAAGGGTCTGATGAAAAGCTGGATAACCTGGTGGCCAAATCGTATGAAGGCCAGCGGGATATGTTGGGCTATTACATTAACCGAAGTGCCGAAAACTGGTTCTATATGCTCGTTATAGGCCTGGTGTTTTTTGGTTGGGCCTATTCAAACTTCACCCTGATCAAGACGCACGAGCCTGTCGATAAAATTCTCACCGAAGCCAAAATCCGCTACCTTAAACCGGTCCCTGTCTTTGCGACATTAGTTATCGTCTTCAACATCGCTCCCTTTTTTGATCTGCGTCCACCAGCCGTTTATGTCGAACTGATGCAGTTCATTCTGCTCATTGCCCTCACATTTCTGTTTTATCGAAGTTGGACAAGGCAGCTGTTCTACTATTGGCTGGCCATTGTGGCACTCTATATTCTGGTGGTCATAACCCGATCGTCGATCATTGATCCGGGCTTACTTTTCCGGCTGTGGTTCCTGCTGTTGAACCTGGTGTCTATTCTGTTTGGCTTCCTGTTTCTGTTTCGAATCCGAAAAGCGCTGGCCCTGACCGGCTTTATCAAACAGGTATCTATTCTTTACATCATTCTGAACATACTGGCCGTGTTTTGCAATGTATTCGGACGGCTTAGTCTGGCCAAAATTTTTAGTACGGCCGCTATTTTCGGGTTGACACAGAGTATTGGCTTATTCACGCTCGTGCAGATTGTTAATGAGGCATTTGCCCTTCAGGTCATTAGTGGCCGGTTATCGAAAGGCGTTGCCTCACGCTTCAATTACGAAAAAATCAAGATTGGCTTACACGCCTTTCTAAGCTTTGTCTCACTGATTGCCTGGGTTATTATTTTCACCAATAACCTATATATCTACAACGCCGTTTATGGCCGGATCGAACACTTTCTGTCGGCCGAACGCAGCGTAGGCAGCACCACATTTACCTGGGCCAATATTATCATGTTCGCTATTGTGCTGTACATATCCAGCGCGATGCGGAAATACATTGGGTACTTTTTTGGAGAAACCGAAGACGAAGTCGGCGGATCAATCAGCAATTCCGACTCCCGGCTGGTTATTGTCCGACTAATTATCCTGATCGGTGGCCTGCTGCTGGCGGTGGTTGCTTCCGGAATCGGGCTGGATAAAGTTACGGTTATGGTCGGCGCGCTGGGCGTAGGGATTGGTCTGGGCCTTCAAAACATCGTGAACAACTTTGTTTCCGGCATTATTCTGATCTTCGACAAGCCCTTCCAGATTGGCGATTTCATTGAAATTGCGAGCAAAAAAGGGCGTGTCAAAACGATTGGTATCCGCTCCAGCCGACTATTAACCACCGAGGGATCGGAAGTGATCATTCCGAATGGCGACCTATTGTCCGGGCAGGTTGTCAACTGGACAATCAATCACAAAGCCAAGCGCATTGAACTAACGCTTAAAGCCGATGCCGAACATGATATTCATACGCTTGAGCCACTCATCAAAGAAGAGATCATGAAGCATCCGAATGCGGTGAAACGCATTGCGCCCGAAATTTTCCTGTCGGCAATTACCACCGACGCCATCGAATTAAAAGTGAGGGTTTGGATCAATTCGGTGAACAAGGAGGACCAGTTCAGAAGCCAGGTATTATTGAGTATTTATAGACGATTCAAGGAAAATGGCATCAAGATGATGTAA
- the purN gene encoding phosphoribosylglycinamide formyltransferase, with translation MKHIALFASGSGSNAEKIADYFADSTDVKVSLILSNNPKAGVIDRARRLHIPVLLFDRTTFYSTNQITELLLNQGIDLIVLAGFMWLMPADLVRAFPNKIVNIHPALLPKFGGKGMYGHFVHEAVAAAGETESGITIHYVNEHYDEGQIIFQASCPVTQSDTPDDIARHVQALEHIHYPRVVAEVLATLTTQES, from the coding sequence TTGAAACACATCGCCCTCTTTGCCTCCGGTTCTGGCTCCAACGCCGAGAAAATTGCTGATTACTTTGCCGATAGTACTGACGTTAAGGTTTCGCTTATTCTTTCAAACAACCCCAAAGCGGGGGTTATTGACCGCGCCCGACGGCTCCACATCCCCGTTCTACTTTTTGATCGAACGACCTTCTATTCCACTAATCAAATTACGGAACTCCTGCTCAATCAGGGCATTGACCTGATTGTTCTGGCTGGTTTTATGTGGCTGATGCCCGCCGATCTGGTGCGGGCTTTCCCGAATAAAATTGTTAATATTCACCCGGCTTTACTGCCTAAATTTGGTGGAAAAGGCATGTACGGGCATTTCGTTCATGAGGCCGTTGCGGCAGCCGGCGAAACGGAGTCGGGCATCACGATCCATTATGTAAATGAGCACTACGACGAAGGACAGATCATTTTCCAGGCCTCCTGCCCCGTTACTCAATCAGATACGCCCGACGACATTGCGCGCCATGTGCAGGCGCTGGAGCACATACACTATCCGCGTGTTGTCGCCGAGGTATTGGCCACCCTTACCACCCAAGAATCATGA
- a CDS encoding tautomerase family protein yields MGQVKIYGVREQLQPIRQPLSDAIHSCVVEALQFPHDKRAHRFFYLENEDFFRPATASERYIILEFMMMEGRTVETKKKLIHLLYQRIGEQIGLAVTDLEICILESPAHNWGFRGMTGDEIKLNYTVAI; encoded by the coding sequence ATGGGCCAGGTGAAAATTTATGGAGTGCGGGAACAGCTACAGCCCATTCGGCAGCCGCTCTCTGATGCCATTCACTCGTGCGTGGTGGAGGCTCTTCAGTTTCCGCACGACAAGCGGGCACACCGTTTTTTTTATCTGGAAAACGAAGATTTCTTCAGACCCGCCACCGCTTCAGAACGGTATATCATTCTGGAGTTTATGATGATGGAGGGGCGCACAGTTGAGACCAAAAAGAAACTGATTCACCTGCTCTATCAACGCATCGGCGAACAAATTGGACTGGCGGTTACCGACCTGGAAATCTGTATTCTGGAAAGCCCGGCTCACAATTGGGGATTCCGGGGCATGACGGGCGATGAGATCAAGCTCAACTATACGGTTGCTATTTGA
- a CDS encoding helix-turn-helix domain-containing protein, producing MKNKLNRPSIISSPVELHQLLDLPGPLHPLVSLFDNTQTIVKKGRLPKAFLFNFYTISYKKRLKGRTGYGQHYYDFDEGTLVFTAPGQLISTDEDTDYFGISLLFHPDYIRNHPLGRRMKQYGFFSYESNEALHLSEPEQKTILAILGNIDEELKRSLDDFSQDIIISLLEALLNYSNRFYKRQFITRKTVNHELLTKLEKQLDDYFLAEQGLQTGLLTVETLAAQVHVSPRYLSDMLRTLIGQNAQQYIHQKMVEKAKEYLSGTDMTVGEIAYRLGFDYPQSFNKLFKKKTSLTPIKFKQGFHPN from the coding sequence ATGAAAAACAAGTTGAATCGCCCCTCGATCATTAGTTCACCCGTTGAACTGCATCAGTTACTGGACTTACCAGGGCCTTTACACCCCTTGGTAAGTCTATTTGATAATACCCAGACGATCGTAAAGAAAGGCCGGTTACCCAAGGCGTTTCTCTTCAATTTTTATACGATTTCCTACAAGAAACGGCTCAAAGGACGAACAGGCTACGGGCAGCATTACTACGATTTTGACGAGGGTACCCTAGTCTTTACTGCACCTGGCCAATTAATTTCGACCGACGAGGATACAGATTATTTTGGCATTTCGCTGCTTTTTCACCCCGACTACATTCGCAACCACCCGCTAGGTCGACGCATGAAGCAGTACGGTTTCTTTTCGTATGAAAGTAATGAGGCCCTGCATCTCTCCGAGCCGGAGCAGAAAACGATACTGGCAATTCTGGGGAACATAGACGAAGAACTGAAACGCAGCCTGGACGATTTTAGTCAGGATATTATTATCTCGCTGCTGGAAGCCTTACTCAATTACAGTAATCGGTTTTATAAACGGCAATTCATTACCCGTAAAACGGTCAACCACGAACTATTGACCAAACTAGAAAAGCAACTGGACGACTATTTTCTGGCTGAACAGGGGTTACAAACCGGCTTGCTGACGGTCGAAACTCTGGCTGCTCAGGTTCATGTATCTCCCCGCTACCTGAGCGACATGCTGCGCACGCTGATCGGACAGAATGCGCAGCAATACATTCACCAGAAAATGGTTGAAAAAGCAAAAGAATACTTGTCGGGAACGGATATGACCGTCGGCGAAATAGCCTATCGACTAGGGTTTGACTATCCTCAGTCGTTTAATAAACTATTTAAAAAGAAGACGAGCTTAACCCCAATTAAATTTAAGCAAGGCTTTCATCCGAATTAA
- a CDS encoding DUF4296 domain-containing protein yields the protein MHRNLFQRHLWSLLLSGWLVSACTAPENKPPENLISEAKMADILTEVHMAEARISRINLRSVDSSQIVYKRLENQIFKKFGVDTATYRKSYIFYSSHPADMEAIYKQVTEELQKKTKIKTKKPL from the coding sequence ATGCATCGAAACCTATTTCAACGGCATCTGTGGAGTCTGCTGCTCAGTGGTTGGCTGGTATCGGCCTGCACAGCACCCGAAAACAAACCACCCGAGAATTTGATCAGCGAAGCGAAAATGGCCGACATCCTGACGGAAGTGCACATGGCTGAAGCCCGCATTAGCCGAATCAATTTGCGGTCTGTCGATTCATCGCAGATTGTGTATAAACGCCTGGAGAACCAGATTTTCAAAAAATTCGGCGTCGATACGGCCACCTACCGAAAGAGTTACATTTTCTATTCCTCGCACCCGGCCGATATGGAAGCCATCTATAAGCAGGTGACTGAAGAATTGCAAAAGAAAACCAAGATAAAAACAAAGAAGCCCTTATGA
- a CDS encoding YbjQ family protein: MKKLSVAVLLLGLTGCFKPMIYLQNKPSYPVDVFYENQRPERPFDPLQDLEVKGEVPLDERQSTNRRMLSRGNDMQQKELMLSRLTIQAKKLGADALVSVRYTYYTSTTDNGYIMSGLAVRYKAEH; encoded by the coding sequence ATGAAAAAACTATCCGTAGCGGTGCTCTTACTGGGTTTAACCGGCTGCTTTAAGCCGATGATCTACCTGCAAAACAAACCCAGCTATCCGGTGGATGTATTTTACGAGAACCAACGTCCTGAACGCCCGTTCGACCCGCTGCAGGATTTGGAAGTAAAAGGAGAAGTACCGCTGGATGAACGCCAGTCAACGAACCGCCGGATGCTCAGCCGGGGCAACGATATGCAACAGAAAGAACTTATGCTATCCCGCCTGACGATTCAGGCGAAAAAGCTGGGTGCCGACGCCCTCGTGTCGGTACGTTATACGTATTACACATCCACAACCGACAACGGGTACATCATGAGTGGGCTAGCCGTACGCTACAAAGCGGAGCACTGA